In Corynebacterium afermentans subsp. afermentans, a genomic segment contains:
- a CDS encoding ABC transporter ATP-binding protein, with the protein MTVSAQNLSVSYGRSTIVHSLSFGPLEGGTVVGLIGPNAAGKSTLVKAIAGIKKPTAGSVTISKGGAELTGRDRVEAIGYVPQDLLSSATLTAFESVMVSARRRGVDGWDPLERTADVMDRLGITHLSDRLVSDMSGGQRQLVAVAQMLVREPSVMLLDEPTSALDLRHQVELLQLICDEVRGTDRVALVAIHDLNLAARYCDELLVLKSGRLVGQDTPHAVLTPDLLEDVYGFRARVLDDAGVPVVCPV; encoded by the coding sequence ATGACCGTTAGCGCGCAGAACCTCTCCGTTTCCTACGGACGGTCCACCATCGTGCACTCGTTGTCGTTCGGCCCGCTCGAGGGCGGGACGGTCGTCGGCCTGATCGGCCCCAATGCCGCCGGCAAGTCGACGCTGGTCAAAGCCATCGCCGGGATCAAGAAGCCGACGGCGGGGTCGGTGACCATCAGTAAGGGTGGCGCGGAGCTCACCGGCAGGGACCGTGTGGAGGCGATCGGCTACGTGCCGCAGGACCTGTTGAGCAGCGCCACGCTGACCGCGTTCGAATCGGTCATGGTCTCCGCCCGCCGCCGCGGCGTCGACGGGTGGGACCCGCTGGAGCGCACCGCCGACGTCATGGACCGGCTGGGCATTACCCACCTGTCCGACCGGCTGGTCTCGGACATGTCGGGTGGTCAGCGCCAGCTCGTCGCTGTCGCGCAGATGCTGGTGCGCGAGCCGAGCGTCATGCTTCTCGACGAACCCACGTCCGCCCTCGACCTGCGCCACCAAGTCGAACTACTGCAGCTCATCTGCGACGAGGTCCGCGGGACCGACCGGGTTGCGCTGGTGGCCATCCACGACCTGAACCTCGCCGCCCGCTACTGCGACGAGCTGCTCGTGCTCAAGTCCGGCCGCCTCGTCGGCCAAGACACACCCCATGCGGTGCTCACTCCTGACCTGCTCGAAGACGTGTACGGCTTCCGCGCCCGCGTCCTAGACGACGCCGGTGTGCCCGTGGTCTGCCCCGTGTAG
- a CDS encoding DUF1707 SHOCT-like domain-containing protein, translating to MDEIRVGDAERSDALDRLGTLFADGYLDVGDFEERTGQAAVARTRGELSVLFDDLPAEPARLEKRTPSEVELDEKLAAKRRLDAAIYTTLIGGFAVFFVLQLGFDLDYAWVVWPVMGILAVAWYAIFDISVEEDEVLEELLKKERTDRAERLKLAAERRKELGK from the coding sequence ATGGACGAAATCCGCGTGGGCGACGCCGAGCGCTCGGACGCGCTGGACCGGCTGGGCACGCTGTTCGCGGACGGCTACCTGGATGTGGGAGATTTCGAAGAACGCACAGGTCAAGCCGCGGTTGCGCGCACGCGCGGGGAGCTTTCAGTGCTTTTCGACGACCTCCCGGCCGAACCCGCGAGATTGGAGAAGCGGACGCCGTCCGAGGTCGAATTGGATGAGAAACTCGCGGCGAAGCGGAGGCTGGACGCCGCGATCTACACCACCCTCATAGGCGGGTTCGCGGTATTTTTCGTGCTGCAGCTTGGGTTCGACCTGGACTACGCCTGGGTGGTGTGGCCGGTGATGGGCATACTCGCGGTCGCTTGGTACGCCATCTTCGATATCTCCGTCGAGGAAGACGAGGTCCTCGAGGAACTGTTAAAAAAGGAACGCACCGATCGCGCCGAGCGACTGAAGCTCGCGGCCGAGCGCCGCAAAGAGCTCGGGAAATAG
- a CDS encoding MerR family transcriptional regulator: MADGNEYTIGEAAEALGTSTKALRHWEALGLIAPARTWADHRVYSEADLERGAAIALYRGVGVPLAQIAQLLDASGATLTRALKHHREALASRRRTLDAQLTSVQHLIDNATKGTINMDAMKKYLGEDMPAYQEEAEQRWGDTPEWAQSQEKLAQMGEGDFKRLQEEQDALVADLIAARDSGVEPGSGEAEALVERHRASIAQWYEATPARQLILARMYVGDARFHEAYGGAQDYLLELVTAHAAAEGVDVDNPQWG; the protein is encoded by the coding sequence ATGGCAGATGGTAACGAGTACACGATCGGCGAGGCCGCAGAGGCCCTCGGCACTTCCACAAAGGCGCTGCGCCACTGGGAGGCGCTCGGACTCATCGCCCCCGCGCGCACGTGGGCCGACCACCGCGTGTACAGCGAGGCGGACCTCGAGCGCGGCGCAGCTATCGCTCTCTACCGCGGAGTCGGCGTGCCGCTTGCGCAGATCGCGCAGCTTCTCGACGCCTCCGGAGCCACCCTCACCCGCGCTCTCAAGCACCACCGGGAGGCACTCGCTTCTCGACGGCGCACGCTCGACGCCCAACTCACATCTGTCCAGCACCTCATTGATAACGCAACGAAAGGAACCATCAACATGGACGCAATGAAGAAGTACCTCGGCGAGGATATGCCCGCCTACCAGGAGGAGGCTGAGCAGCGCTGGGGTGATACCCCGGAGTGGGCGCAGTCCCAGGAAAAGCTCGCTCAAATGGGCGAAGGTGACTTCAAGCGCCTGCAGGAAGAACAAGACGCGCTTGTTGCGGACCTGATCGCCGCACGCGACTCCGGCGTGGAACCCGGCTCCGGGGAAGCCGAAGCACTGGTGGAGCGCCACCGCGCAAGCATCGCCCAGTGGTACGAGGCGACCCCGGCCCGCCAACTCATCCTCGCGCGCATGTACGTCGGCGACGCGCGCTTCCACGAAGCCTACGGCGGCGCGCAGGACTACCTGCTTGAGCTGGTCACCGCCCACGCTGCGGCCGAAGGTGTGGACGTGGACAACCCGCAGTGGGGCTAA
- a CDS encoding HNH endonuclease signature motif containing protein, whose translation MTSEITRCVDEISSALRTLSTLFEDPSALAFEDVRHDMERLEEQFKKKATIDAAFAFIADRDDAGRVVGANYPNAYLQQCLDLSKGEAYNRLERGRLLYGAPPEPTSPPPEDVEDLFDMTGEDAEAEAQAAAEAAAEEERARQKKARENSSKVSAEKQDIIRRELDKLLKAAACERTRIHSEAMEEALHRSPEDLRLFVRKAVNAANRKHAPHSNPNAGFEKRSVTFGRRKADGMVDIHINATAGHAALMKAQMDKGLAPNSNLPEELQGEADSRTPEQRRFDQFFAIFEQYEEKCQKSNDGAASVVLALTLDDLADGDAAMLFDTNTGIEVDCFDLVRLGMDGTTDFLLQVDGVSSVPLWMGRTSRLASVAQRIAMFAVQGVCSWLGCTAAMSECEAHHILAWIKGGNTDIENLTGLCREHHRCNNDHRDGSFNKGYMDFDPQTGRSGFRRRPGDPMKFNQSVPAKHSAVSRIYAAKGRCECAKHTGRDPAFYPPGHPPMKDTWTPMRV comes from the coding sequence ATGACCAGCGAGATCACCCGGTGCGTCGACGAGATTTCTTCAGCGCTGCGCACACTTAGCACACTGTTCGAGGACCCCTCCGCCCTCGCATTTGAGGACGTCCGGCACGACATGGAGCGCTTGGAGGAGCAGTTTAAAAAGAAGGCAACTATCGACGCAGCATTCGCCTTCATCGCCGACCGGGACGATGCCGGTCGTGTCGTCGGAGCCAACTACCCGAACGCCTACCTGCAGCAGTGCCTGGACCTGTCCAAAGGTGAGGCCTACAACCGCCTCGAGCGCGGCCGGCTACTGTACGGCGCGCCGCCGGAGCCCACCTCTCCCCCGCCCGAGGACGTGGAGGACCTGTTCGACATGACCGGGGAGGATGCCGAGGCCGAAGCCCAGGCCGCCGCGGAGGCTGCGGCCGAGGAGGAACGCGCCCGCCAGAAGAAAGCGCGCGAGAACTCGTCGAAGGTCAGCGCGGAAAAGCAGGACATTATCCGCCGCGAGCTGGACAAGCTGCTCAAGGCCGCGGCCTGCGAGCGAACCCGCATTCATTCTGAGGCCATGGAGGAGGCACTGCACCGCAGCCCCGAGGACCTGCGCCTGTTCGTGCGCAAGGCGGTGAATGCGGCGAACCGGAAGCACGCGCCCCACTCCAACCCGAACGCCGGGTTTGAAAAGAGGAGTGTCACCTTTGGCCGTCGCAAGGCAGACGGCATGGTGGACATCCACATCAACGCCACCGCCGGCCACGCGGCGCTGATGAAGGCGCAGATGGACAAGGGGCTGGCACCGAACTCGAACCTGCCGGAGGAACTGCAGGGCGAGGCGGATTCGCGCACACCGGAGCAGCGCCGATTCGATCAGTTCTTCGCCATCTTTGAGCAGTACGAGGAGAAGTGTCAAAAGTCGAATGACGGCGCCGCGTCCGTGGTGCTTGCGCTGACGTTGGACGACCTCGCGGACGGCGACGCCGCGATGCTCTTCGACACCAACACCGGCATCGAGGTGGACTGCTTCGACCTTGTGCGCCTCGGCATGGACGGCACAACCGACTTCCTGCTGCAGGTCGACGGGGTCAGCTCCGTGCCACTGTGGATGGGGCGCACCAGCCGGCTGGCGTCGGTGGCCCAGCGCATCGCCATGTTCGCGGTGCAAGGGGTCTGCTCCTGGCTCGGCTGCACCGCGGCCATGTCGGAGTGCGAGGCCCACCACATCCTCGCGTGGATCAAAGGTGGAAACACCGACATTGAAAACCTCACCGGGCTATGCCGCGAGCACCACAGGTGCAACAACGACCACAGAGACGGCTCCTTTAACAAGGGGTACATGGATTTCGACCCTCAAACGGGCAGGTCAGGGTTCCGACGGCGACCCGGTGACCCGATGAAATTCAACCAATCGGTCCCGGCGAAACATTCGGCGGTGAGCAGGATCTATGCGGCGAAGGGCCGGTGCGAATGCGCCAAACATACTGGTCGCGACCCGGCTTTTTACCCGCCCGGCCACCCGCCGATGAAAGACACCTGGACCCCGATGCGGGTGTGA
- a CDS encoding bifunctional metallophosphatase/5'-nucleotidase: MSARFRIQLISATTAAALATTFAPFAPAAMAAETSEFTISNVTDFHGYWEETKYVPGAAHLKCAVDEAAAGKTHIFTSAGDNIGASPFASKLLDDAPTLEILNLMNLQVSALGNHELDEGAAEFSDRVTAASDFDYLAANAETVKNTKDYVIKDLDGAKVAFVGTITDDMPNLVNPKSIEGIAWNAPVATTNELAEQLKDSGEADVVIALVHEGGIKADEFSDAVDVAFLGHSHQAIEPSGEKPLLIQAGSNGTNLANVDLRFDHAAKKLTVKNAELLDADTIRACDTPQPEIDAVVKDALAKAGTEGKKVIGRSEEHLYRAGDKESQLNNFIAEATRQGVSNNSSVTADIGVMNAGGVRAEIEAGDVTYEQAFSVQPFGGENTYVELKGSDVVQALEEQWRDDPDRPMFPLGISDNVSYSYDPAAPVGSKITSVTVDGAPIDPEKTYVVAGSTFLLAGGDNFKAFTKGTAPANLGYVDLNALVEALSGGQQQRTSQSNVGVHLPAPLTAGKEATIELSSLLFDQGETATTATATLGDASGSATISPNNADQTANEYGTATVKLTVPAGMSGTQELRITTDAGTEAVVPVEVAPAADQAKPEPNQPAEPDKPEPNQPEQPAGPNTGGSSSGYLGWIIPVVIAGAFGLANLVALLFPFAVDRVLGPVAKR; this comes from the coding sequence GTGTCCGCCCGCTTCCGCATCCAGCTGATCTCCGCGACCACCGCCGCCGCCCTCGCCACCACCTTCGCCCCCTTCGCTCCGGCGGCGATGGCGGCCGAGACCTCCGAATTCACCATCTCCAACGTCACCGATTTCCACGGCTACTGGGAAGAGACGAAGTACGTCCCGGGCGCCGCCCACCTCAAGTGCGCCGTGGACGAGGCCGCCGCGGGCAAGACCCACATCTTCACCTCCGCCGGCGACAACATCGGCGCCTCCCCCTTCGCATCGAAGCTGCTGGACGACGCCCCCACCCTGGAGATCCTCAACCTGATGAACCTGCAGGTCTCCGCGCTGGGTAACCACGAGCTCGACGAGGGCGCCGCCGAGTTCTCCGACCGCGTCACCGCTGCCTCCGACTTCGACTACCTCGCCGCCAACGCCGAGACCGTGAAGAACACGAAGGACTACGTGATCAAGGACCTCGACGGCGCGAAGGTCGCCTTCGTGGGCACCATCACCGACGACATGCCGAACCTGGTCAACCCGAAGTCCATCGAGGGCATCGCGTGGAACGCCCCGGTCGCAACCACGAACGAGCTCGCCGAGCAGCTGAAAGATAGCGGCGAGGCCGACGTGGTCATCGCGCTCGTGCACGAGGGCGGCATCAAGGCCGACGAGTTCTCGGACGCCGTCGACGTGGCGTTCCTCGGCCACTCCCACCAGGCCATCGAGCCCTCCGGCGAGAAGCCGCTTTTGATCCAGGCCGGCTCCAACGGCACCAACCTCGCCAACGTGGACCTGCGCTTCGACCACGCCGCCAAGAAGTTGACCGTGAAAAACGCCGAGCTTCTCGACGCCGACACGATCCGCGCCTGCGACACCCCGCAGCCCGAAATCGACGCCGTGGTCAAGGACGCGCTGGCGAAGGCCGGCACCGAGGGCAAGAAGGTCATCGGCCGCTCGGAGGAGCACCTGTACAGGGCGGGCGACAAGGAGTCCCAGCTCAACAACTTCATCGCCGAGGCCACCCGGCAGGGCGTGAGCAACAACTCCTCGGTCACCGCCGACATCGGCGTGATGAACGCGGGCGGCGTCCGCGCCGAGATCGAAGCCGGCGACGTCACCTACGAGCAGGCCTTTTCCGTCCAGCCGTTCGGCGGCGAAAACACCTACGTCGAGCTGAAGGGCTCCGATGTGGTGCAAGCGCTAGAGGAGCAGTGGCGCGACGACCCGGACCGCCCCATGTTCCCGTTGGGCATCTCCGACAACGTCTCCTACTCCTACGACCCAGCCGCGCCGGTCGGTTCCAAGATCACCTCGGTCACCGTCGACGGCGCCCCGATCGACCCGGAGAAGACCTACGTGGTGGCAGGCTCGACCTTCCTGCTCGCCGGCGGCGATAATTTCAAGGCCTTCACCAAGGGCACTGCGCCCGCGAACCTGGGTTACGTGGACCTCAACGCCCTGGTCGAGGCGCTCAGCGGCGGCCAACAGCAGCGCACCTCGCAGTCCAACGTGGGCGTCCACCTCCCCGCCCCGCTCACCGCGGGCAAGGAGGCAACCATCGAGCTAAGCTCCCTGCTCTTCGACCAGGGCGAGACCGCCACCACCGCCACCGCAACGCTTGGCGACGCCTCCGGTTCCGCCACCATCTCCCCCAACAACGCCGACCAGACCGCCAACGAGTACGGCACCGCCACCGTGAAGCTGACCGTCCCGGCGGGAATGTCGGGCACCCAGGAGCTGCGCATCACCACCGACGCCGGCACCGAGGCGGTCGTGCCCGTCGAAGTTGCGCCCGCCGCGGACCAGGCCAAGCCCGAGCCGAACCAGCCTGCGGAGCCGGACAAGCCCGAGCCGAACCAGCCCGAGCAGCCCGCAGGACCCAACACCGGCGGCTCGAGCTCCGGCTACCTCGGCTGGATCATCCCGGTGGTCATCGCCGGCGCCTTCGGCCTGGCCAACCTGGTTGCGCTGCTGTTCCCGTTCGCGGTGGATAGGGTGCTGGGGCCCGTCGCTAAGCGTTAG
- a CDS encoding DUF488 domain-containing protein gives MRIYTVGHSNLDFDDFTAMLSAAGVESVVDVRKLPGSRKYPWFNDDHLAAHLPDHGIAYSRSEGLTGRRNVSRTVPFEVNGNWRNRSFHNYADHALGDEFARALAELRDQAAGTPTAVMCSEAVWWRCHRRIIADHLIAHGDEVGHIMGTTAEGASISNATLNEGAVIGDDLLVRYPEFT, from the coding sequence ATGCGCATTTACACCGTGGGCCACTCCAACCTGGACTTCGACGACTTCACCGCGATGCTTTCTGCCGCCGGGGTGGAGTCCGTCGTTGACGTGCGCAAACTCCCCGGATCACGCAAGTACCCGTGGTTCAACGACGACCACCTCGCTGCGCACCTGCCTGACCACGGCATCGCCTACAGCCGCAGCGAGGGCCTCACCGGCCGCCGCAACGTCTCGCGCACCGTCCCCTTCGAGGTCAACGGCAACTGGCGCAACCGCAGCTTCCACAACTACGCCGACCACGCCCTCGGCGACGAGTTCGCGCGCGCCCTCGCCGAACTCCGCGACCAGGCCGCCGGAACCCCCACTGCGGTGATGTGCTCAGAGGCAGTGTGGTGGCGCTGCCACCGCCGCATCATCGCCGACCACCTCATCGCCCACGGGGACGAGGTGGGCCACATTATGGGGACGACGGCGGAGGGGGCGTCGATAAGCAATGCGACCTTAAACGAAGGCGCCGTCATCGGCGACGACCTCCTCGTTCGCTACCCAGAGTTCACCTGA
- a CDS encoding trypsin-like serine protease: MKKLAFSVAVGLALAAQPAWAMESEQFAGDAEEATPVVSVRVDDSDPDDGVCTGTAIDPHWVITARHCVEAAAKPGGSVRTGQGDNQKVFQVDRHELAPRGDIALLHTTEDMGLSSYASVAGEVPSGEVNIYGWSSDGSGGSTTLPAAEATVRGESPLALFDAPTALDVALKNGARIQPGDSGGAIFADGKVAGVMSAGLFEDPENPTEEEMNSNAAVAVAPVAEQAEWIRGVVGGDASDSASIESSEPSASLRYVVLGLGALALVAGGLFMATRRKGANA, encoded by the coding sequence ATGAAAAAGTTGGCGTTTAGTGTTGCAGTTGGTCTCGCTTTGGCGGCGCAGCCCGCGTGGGCGATGGAATCCGAGCAGTTCGCCGGCGACGCCGAGGAGGCAACTCCCGTGGTCTCGGTGCGCGTGGACGACTCCGACCCCGACGACGGGGTGTGCACCGGCACCGCTATCGACCCGCACTGGGTGATCACCGCCCGCCACTGCGTCGAGGCGGCCGCCAAGCCGGGCGGATCGGTGCGCACCGGGCAGGGCGACAACCAGAAGGTGTTCCAGGTGGATCGCCACGAGCTGGCCCCGCGTGGCGACATCGCACTTTTGCACACCACCGAAGACATGGGGCTTTCTTCCTACGCCTCGGTGGCGGGGGAGGTGCCGAGCGGGGAGGTGAATATCTACGGTTGGTCTTCCGACGGCTCGGGAGGCTCGACCACACTGCCCGCCGCGGAGGCCACGGTGCGTGGGGAATCGCCGCTCGCGCTTTTCGACGCCCCGACCGCCCTCGACGTCGCTTTAAAGAACGGCGCGCGGATCCAGCCGGGCGACTCCGGCGGCGCCATCTTCGCCGACGGCAAGGTCGCCGGCGTGATGTCGGCCGGCCTGTTCGAGGACCCGGAAAACCCCACCGAGGAGGAGATGAACTCCAACGCCGCGGTGGCGGTGGCGCCGGTGGCGGAGCAGGCCGAGTGGATCCGCGGCGTGGTCGGTGGTGATGCTTCGGATTCGGCCTCGATTGAATCCTCTGAGCCCTCCGCCTCCCTGCGCTACGTGGTCCTCGGCCTGGGCGCCCTGGCACTGGTTGCGGGTGGTTTGTTTATGGCCACCCGCCGCAAGGGGGCTAACGCTTAG
- a CDS encoding FecCD family ABC transporter permease, with product MTTHVPARPDVAEDARRTAIDSYLKRGRRKSFAIAGLLVAVVVSFLFAVVVGPIDIAAADVFNAVFHPERVDEQTLVVIRTLRLPAAVMAVLCGAALGLAGGQMQTILDNPLAEPFTLGISAAAAFGAALSIVMGWSLVANPQFNLAATAALAALIAVAIVAGASVWRGATAESMILLGIALSFFFQALLSLLQYGANVEALQQIVFWTMGSMQRANWTANIILAVVLAAAIPFCVANAWRLTALRLGDDRAAALGIDVKRLRLATLLVASFLAAASVAFTGIIGFIGLVGPHVARMLVGEDQKFFLPAAAAAGAMLLSLAYAVSLSIIPGLAIPIGIITSLVGVPFFVFLIFTRARRKGA from the coding sequence ATGACCACGCACGTGCCCGCGAGACCCGACGTGGCCGAGGACGCCCGCCGGACCGCGATTGACAGCTACCTCAAGCGCGGGCGGAGGAAGTCCTTCGCCATCGCCGGCCTGCTGGTCGCGGTAGTGGTGAGTTTCCTGTTCGCCGTTGTGGTCGGCCCGATCGACATCGCTGCGGCCGACGTATTTAACGCGGTGTTCCACCCGGAGCGGGTGGACGAGCAGACCCTGGTGGTGATTCGCACGCTGCGCCTGCCAGCCGCGGTGATGGCGGTGCTGTGCGGTGCCGCGCTGGGGCTTGCGGGCGGGCAGATGCAGACGATTTTGGACAACCCGCTGGCGGAGCCGTTCACCCTCGGTATTTCGGCCGCAGCGGCGTTCGGCGCCGCGCTGTCCATCGTGATGGGCTGGTCGCTGGTGGCCAACCCGCAGTTCAACCTCGCCGCCACCGCTGCGCTGGCGGCGCTGATCGCCGTGGCGATTGTGGCGGGCGCTTCCGTGTGGCGCGGCGCCACAGCCGAGTCGATGATTCTGCTCGGCATCGCGCTGTCCTTCTTCTTCCAGGCTTTGCTGTCGCTGCTGCAGTACGGCGCCAACGTCGAGGCGCTACAGCAGATCGTCTTCTGGACCATGGGGTCGATGCAGCGCGCAAACTGGACAGCGAACATCATCCTCGCGGTCGTCCTCGCCGCGGCGATCCCGTTCTGCGTGGCCAACGCGTGGCGCCTGACCGCGCTGCGGCTTGGCGACGACCGCGCCGCCGCCCTCGGCATCGACGTCAAACGCCTGCGCCTTGCCACCCTGCTCGTCGCATCGTTTTTGGCGGCCGCGTCTGTGGCGTTCACCGGCATCATCGGGTTCATCGGGCTCGTCGGGCCCCACGTGGCGCGCATGCTCGTGGGCGAGGACCAGAAGTTTTTCCTCCCCGCCGCGGCCGCCGCGGGCGCGATGCTGCTGAGCTTGGCCTATGCCGTGTCGCTGTCTATCATCCCCGGCCTGGCCATCCCGATCGGCATCATCACCTCGCTGGTCGGCGTGCCGTTTTTCGTGTTCCTCATCTTCACCCGTGCCCGCCGGAAGGGGGCGTAG
- a CDS encoding Ku protein: protein MRAVWTGSVTFGLVNVPVKAYGATEDHDLSFHQVHDKDGGRIRYERRCEVCGEKVEYKHIDKAFEEDGDTVVITDEDFDSLPEADNDEIDVVQFVPADQIDPLMLEKSYYLAPEGKTPKSYLLLRQTLLDSELIAVVRFALRQKTRLGVLRVVNKVIVLQGLMWADEVRELDFDDEFKGTKSRAKIGEKELKLSKQLVESYASDFTPEEFEDDYQAELRKLIDAKFEEGETLDTEATFGADGSDGADGSGDDDNVVDLMAALKASLDKRSSGGGKSGSGKKSGSGKKSGSGKKSSKKGKSA from the coding sequence CGTCAAAGCGTACGGGGCGACCGAGGACCACGATTTGTCCTTCCACCAAGTCCACGACAAAGACGGCGGGCGCATCCGCTACGAACGGCGCTGCGAGGTATGCGGAGAAAAGGTGGAGTACAAGCACATCGACAAAGCGTTTGAAGAAGACGGCGACACCGTCGTGATCACCGACGAGGACTTCGACTCCCTGCCCGAAGCCGACAACGACGAGATCGACGTCGTGCAGTTTGTGCCCGCGGACCAGATCGACCCGTTGATGCTGGAGAAGTCCTACTACCTGGCGCCCGAGGGCAAAACGCCGAAGTCGTACCTGCTGCTGCGGCAGACCCTGCTGGATTCGGAGCTGATCGCCGTGGTGCGCTTCGCCCTGCGGCAAAAGACCAGGCTGGGCGTGCTGCGGGTGGTGAACAAGGTCATCGTGCTGCAGGGCCTGATGTGGGCCGACGAGGTACGCGAGCTCGACTTCGACGACGAGTTCAAGGGCACGAAATCGCGGGCGAAAATCGGCGAGAAGGAGCTGAAGCTGTCCAAGCAGCTGGTGGAGTCCTACGCCTCCGACTTCACGCCCGAAGAGTTCGAGGACGACTACCAGGCGGAGCTACGCAAACTCATCGACGCGAAGTTCGAGGAGGGCGAGACCCTGGACACCGAGGCCACGTTCGGTGCTGATGGTTCGGATGGTGCGGATGGCTCGGGTGACGATGACAACGTGGTGGATCTGATGGCCGCGCTGAAGGCGTCGTTGGACAAGCGGTCCTCCGGCGGCGGGAAGTCTGGGTCCGGGAAGAAGTCTGGGTCCGGGAAGAAGTCTGGGTCCGGGAAGAAATCCTCGAAGAAGGGCAAGAGCGCTTAA
- a CDS encoding ABC transporter substrate-binding protein yields the protein MKRSHRIGTLAVSLATVCGLVACSGGETAPTAGNEAGTEVSTGTNGASATTQTRSAEGAVTVTDAAGRTLQFDELPERIVLAEGRAAYATALLQDNPLDNVVAYGQDLEKAAGAFREKLFEMQPEAKDMPEIGMIQKGDVTVENLLAQKPDVVIMTLDQKKSVEESGFISDLDAAGITYAFIDFRQKPLENTTVSMQLLGDLLGQSERAQKYNEFYQAKVKEITDRAAKIADKPDVLLWTAAGFSDCCAVAGDVHLGTLITAAGGHNLGPEVLGPETKTLTPEKLAELNPDKLIVTGGEWARDPNKPGTFRHVELGYQSNPDLVLETCEGPLQQPGMELLDAPKEGNYFAIYHQFYDNPFNVFALEAFAKWLHPEEFADLDPAQDFKDFHQEWLPFDYSGVFFVDPAHPEAM from the coding sequence GTGAAACGTTCACACCGGATCGGCACCCTCGCCGTCTCACTTGCCACCGTCTGCGGACTGGTCGCTTGCTCGGGCGGCGAGACAGCCCCCACCGCCGGCAACGAAGCCGGCACCGAAGTCAGCACAGGCACGAACGGCGCCTCCGCGACAACTCAGACCCGATCCGCTGAGGGCGCGGTCACTGTCACCGACGCCGCCGGCCGCACGCTCCAGTTCGACGAACTGCCGGAGCGCATCGTGCTGGCGGAAGGCCGCGCGGCGTACGCCACTGCCCTGCTGCAGGACAATCCGCTGGACAATGTTGTCGCCTATGGCCAGGACTTGGAAAAGGCGGCCGGGGCGTTCCGCGAGAAGCTCTTCGAGATGCAGCCAGAGGCGAAGGACATGCCGGAGATCGGCATGATCCAGAAGGGCGACGTCACCGTTGAGAACCTGCTGGCGCAGAAGCCGGACGTGGTGATCATGACGCTGGACCAGAAGAAGTCCGTGGAAGAAAGCGGCTTCATCTCCGATTTGGACGCGGCCGGCATCACCTACGCGTTCATCGATTTCCGTCAGAAGCCGCTGGAAAACACCACGGTGTCCATGCAGCTGCTGGGCGACCTGCTGGGCCAGAGCGAGCGTGCGCAGAAGTACAACGAGTTCTACCAGGCCAAGGTCAAGGAGATCACTGACCGGGCGGCAAAGATCGCTGACAAGCCGGATGTGCTGCTGTGGACAGCCGCGGGGTTCAGCGACTGCTGCGCCGTCGCCGGAGATGTGCACCTGGGCACGCTGATCACCGCCGCTGGCGGGCACAACTTGGGCCCCGAGGTGCTCGGCCCGGAGACGAAGACACTCACCCCGGAGAAGTTGGCCGAGCTTAATCCCGACAAGCTCATCGTCACCGGCGGCGAGTGGGCGCGCGACCCGAACAAGCCGGGCACTTTCCGCCATGTCGAGCTGGGCTACCAGTCCAACCCCGACCTTGTGCTCGAAACGTGCGAGGGCCCGCTGCAGCAGCCGGGCATGGAGCTTCTCGACGCACCAAAGGAAGGCAACTACTTCGCCATCTACCACCAGTTCTACGACAACCCCTTCAATGTGTTCGCCCTCGAAGCGTTTGCGAAGTGGCTGCACCCGGAGGAGTTCGCGGACCTGGACCCGGCGCAGGACTTCAAGGACTTCCACCAGGAGTGGCTGCCGTTCGATTACAGCGGCGTGTTCTTCGTCGACCCCGCGCACCCGGAGGCGATGTAG